The Symphalangus syndactylus isolate Jambi chromosome 23, NHGRI_mSymSyn1-v2.1_pri, whole genome shotgun sequence genome has a window encoding:
- the CCDC167 gene encoding coiled-coil domain-containing protein 167 isoform X1, translating into MIFISNLISPRRLNFSLSTGSWDLWYFKQLAALPLAGPIVTMTASMSPYFCLTQPARLPPDRMLKQLSAGGLLTAAVLQRGSLYTSFTLRVEGQRQDKGFLGDILIQEAAGRQETAPDLRFCPRPSLKPPSPPAARTPSLPRGCSTQTSPGFQSCQAAPQACVRATGE; encoded by the exons ATGATCTTCATCTCCAACCTGATTTCCCCGAGAAG GCTCAATTTCTCTCTCAGCACCGGGAGCTGGGATTTATGGTATTTCAAGCAGCTTGCTGCTCTGCCCCTCGCAGGGCCCATCGTAACTATGACAGCATCAATGAGCCCGTATTTCTGCCTGACACAGCCCGCCCGGCTCCCTCCTGATAGGATGCTGAAGCAGCTCTCAGCCGGGGGACTCTTGACTGCAGCAGTGCTGCAGCGAGGCAG TCTGTACACCTCCTTCACCCTGCGGGTAGAGGGACAGAGACAAGACAAAGGCTTCCTGGGGGACATTCTCATCCAGGaggcagctgggaggcaggagacTGCACCTGACCTTCGTTTCTGCCCCAGGCCCTCCCTGAAACCACCCAGCCCACCGGCAGCGAGGACGCCAAGCCTGCCACGTGGCTGTTCTACACAGACAAGCCCTGGGTTTCAGAGCTGCCAAGCAGCTCCTCAGGCCTGCGTCAGGGCAACTGGGGAGTGA